In Leeia aquatica, a single window of DNA contains:
- a CDS encoding type I polyketide synthase, with product MNQRIAIVGCAGRFPGAESVAELWQLLLAGTEAYQLLDPAQLAQSAHHQLSQQAGYVALARPLADHDCFDARFFGYAPREAALIDPQQRVLLECAWQVFEDAAIPPGDQDGRRTSVLASVGANAYLPLHALPAVWRGEADLLECTLGNDKDYAASRVAYKLDLTGSALTVQTACSSSLVAVHLGVQQLLAFEADRALILAASISLPADLGYLPETGGIRSHDGHCRPFDAATSGTVFGSGVAGVMLKRLDDALTDGDRILAVIEGSAINNDGHQRVGFTAPGLNGQVAVISEALQVAGRQADELAYVECHGTGTHMGDPVEIEALHQALQDNADHALATASCGIGSIKSNIGHLDVAAGLSGLIKTALSLHHGQIPATLHYQRPNPALRLAHTPFHVIHESTVWPKDRPWVAGVSSFGFGGTNAHAILSAPPDTPVPGPTRSWHCLPLSAATPEALQQRATALAHWLSQHPATSLDDVAWTLQTGRKALPHRRVCVVDSTSSALQQLSTLPTTPVTRVTQLRWLFPGQGAHYAGMAAPLYQQEPLFRERLERWLARLVQAGADPAIRAVLLTPSEAEADTGLVQPALFALEVSLAETLMALGLQPDELLGHSLGELSAATVAGVFQPDDAARLLVARSQWMAALPTGGMALLLATAADVERELAAHGSLALALVNGPQCCVAAGPNVALEALLASSAAQRWQARRLRTSHAFHSPMLDPMLARYQDLLSQLHLSAPTLPLRSGTHGQLLSAEEACSADYWVRQLRHTVRFDLALAHASPDGMDLEIGPPGGLLEFARQSQSSPRPGVSLCPPRQLAGHAAERIWPWAIGLLWQHGVAINWPAWQHAWLPRKKCALPGYPFARQRHWLPAVLPIAPPEGVQASPATPPAQPRDIASGDVAPTAALTDENRMLALWRAVLHLDAIQLTDDFFALGGNSIQALRLCQLAREQGWSLTPQQVFQLRTPAALAAVLTPPVQTSPSLPSLTFSEVDEDDLALLLNQLTEETP from the coding sequence ATGAACCAACGGATTGCCATTGTAGGCTGCGCGGGGCGCTTTCCCGGTGCCGAATCGGTCGCTGAGTTGTGGCAGTTGCTGCTGGCGGGAACAGAAGCCTATCAGCTGCTGGACCCGGCGCAACTGGCCCAGTCAGCCCATCATCAGTTGAGTCAGCAAGCAGGCTATGTCGCACTGGCGCGCCCACTGGCTGACCATGACTGCTTTGATGCCCGCTTCTTCGGCTATGCCCCGCGTGAGGCGGCCCTGATTGACCCGCAGCAGCGCGTCTTGCTGGAGTGTGCCTGGCAGGTATTCGAAGATGCCGCCATTCCACCGGGGGATCAGGATGGGCGCCGGACCAGTGTCCTGGCCAGCGTGGGGGCAAACGCCTACCTGCCGCTGCATGCCCTGCCCGCCGTCTGGCGCGGCGAGGCCGACCTGCTGGAGTGCACGCTGGGCAATGACAAGGACTACGCCGCCAGCCGTGTAGCCTACAAGCTGGACCTGACTGGCTCGGCACTGACGGTGCAAACTGCCTGCTCCTCGTCGCTGGTCGCCGTTCACTTGGGCGTGCAACAGCTGCTGGCGTTTGAAGCCGACCGCGCACTGATTCTCGCTGCCTCGATCAGCCTGCCCGCAGACCTGGGCTACCTGCCCGAAACGGGGGGCATCCGCTCGCACGATGGCCATTGCCGCCCCTTCGACGCAGCCACCAGCGGCACCGTGTTCGGATCCGGTGTGGCCGGGGTCATGCTGAAACGGCTGGACGATGCCCTGACGGACGGGGACCGCATTCTGGCCGTGATCGAAGGGAGTGCCATCAATAATGATGGTCATCAACGGGTCGGCTTCACCGCCCCCGGCCTGAACGGGCAGGTGGCCGTCATCAGCGAGGCGCTGCAAGTGGCCGGACGACAGGCGGACGAGCTGGCCTATGTCGAATGCCACGGCACCGGCACCCACATGGGCGACCCGGTCGAGATCGAGGCCTTGCATCAGGCCTTGCAAGACAATGCGGACCACGCACTGGCGACCGCCTCCTGCGGCATTGGCTCCATCAAGAGCAATATCGGGCATCTGGATGTGGCAGCCGGGCTAAGCGGCCTGATCAAGACCGCACTCAGCCTTCATCACGGCCAGATCCCGGCCACCCTGCATTACCAGCGCCCCAATCCGGCGCTACGGCTGGCACACACCCCGTTCCATGTCATTCATGAGTCTACGGTCTGGCCTAAGGATCGTCCGTGGGTGGCCGGGGTCAGTTCCTTCGGCTTCGGCGGGACCAATGCCCACGCCATCCTGTCTGCGCCACCAGACACACCGGTGCCAGGCCCGACTCGTAGCTGGCACTGCCTGCCCCTCAGCGCCGCCACCCCAGAGGCGCTGCAACAGCGCGCCACCGCGCTGGCGCACTGGCTGTCGCAACACCCGGCAACCTCACTCGATGATGTGGCCTGGACGCTGCAAACCGGGCGCAAAGCCCTGCCTCATCGCAGGGTTTGCGTGGTAGACAGCACATCCAGCGCCCTTCAGCAACTCAGTACGCTGCCGACCACCCCGGTCACGCGCGTGACGCAGCTGCGCTGGCTGTTCCCCGGCCAAGGGGCACACTATGCGGGGATGGCCGCCCCGCTCTATCAGCAAGAGCCCTTGTTTCGCGAACGGCTCGAGCGCTGGCTGGCACGCCTGGTCCAAGCCGGAGCCGACCCGGCTATCCGTGCCGTGCTGCTGACCCCCTCGGAGGCGGAGGCAGATACCGGGCTGGTGCAGCCAGCGCTGTTCGCACTGGAAGTCAGCCTGGCCGAAACCCTGATGGCGCTGGGCCTGCAACCCGACGAGTTGCTGGGGCACAGTCTGGGGGAACTCAGCGCCGCAACCGTAGCCGGGGTGTTTCAGCCCGATGATGCTGCTCGCCTGCTGGTCGCGCGCAGCCAGTGGATGGCCGCCTTGCCCACGGGCGGCATGGCGCTGCTGCTGGCGACAGCGGCAGACGTCGAGCGCGAGCTGGCCGCCCATGGCTCATTGGCGCTCGCGCTGGTCAATGGCCCGCAATGCTGCGTGGCTGCAGGGCCGAATGTCGCGCTGGAGGCCCTGCTGGCCTCATCAGCTGCCCAACGCTGGCAGGCGCGGCGCTTGCGCACGTCTCATGCCTTCCACAGTCCGATGCTGGACCCCATGCTGGCGCGTTATCAGGATTTGCTCAGTCAGCTACACCTGTCAGCCCCAACCTTGCCCTTGCGCTCCGGTACGCATGGTCAGCTGCTGTCCGCCGAAGAGGCGTGCTCCGCAGACTACTGGGTACGGCAACTACGCCACACCGTGCGCTTTGACCTGGCGCTCGCCCATGCCTCGCCAGATGGCATGGACCTGGAAATCGGCCCGCCGGGCGGCCTGCTGGAGTTTGCCCGTCAGTCGCAGTCCTCGCCCCGGCCCGGTGTCAGCCTGTGCCCACCGCGCCAGTTGGCAGGGCATGCGGCGGAGCGCATCTGGCCGTGGGCGATAGGCCTGCTGTGGCAACATGGTGTGGCCATCAACTGGCCCGCCTGGCAGCACGCCTGGCTGCCGCGCAAAAAGTGTGCCTTGCCTGGCTACCCATTTGCCCGTCAGCGCCATTGGCTGCCCGCCGTGCTGCCTATCGCCCCGCCTGAGGGCGTACAAGCCAGCCCGGCCACGCCCCCGGCTCAACCACGGGACATAGCCTCAGGCGATGTAGCGCCCACGGCCGCGCTGACCGACGAAAACCGCATGCTGGCGCTATGGCGCGCCGTACTGCATCTGGACGCCATCCAGCTGACCGATGATTTCTTTGCGCTGGGGGGAAATTCCATCCAGGCACTGCGCCTGTGCCAGCTGGCACGCGAACAGGGCTGGTCGCTGACCCCGCAGCAGGTATTCCAGCTACGCACGCCTGCCGCACTGGCTGCGGTACTGACACCCCCCGTGCAGACCTCGCCTTCGTTGCCTTCCCTCACCTTCAGTGAAGTGGATGAAGACGACCTGGCTTTGCTGCTGAATCAACTGACAGAAGAGACCCCATGA